In Cryptomeria japonica chromosome 10, Sugi_1.0, whole genome shotgun sequence, a genomic segment contains:
- the LOC131065193 gene encoding cold-responsive protein kinase 1: MAGRAWQVENTVRLIIVFLLLLMISIRADPETKLIAPGCSTSPYNNATVFEKNFNASLAAVLEDVVPSGFAIKNEGGESDQADSVYVLAQCRKDKSSADCVNCLKAAEKQARTCFNNNYCGGRVTYDGCFLRFENSNFYNEYTDTGNKQVCGDTNAPTSGLISSTGQSLISDLCTATPGTKDYFAAQTRKGPSNTTIYGLASCLRSLEKDFCKNCLSIAQTNIDKCFPSSEGRAIDAGCYLRYSSEPFFPSNATIDLASFSPTGKKKVSSPVWIIIGVVGGVFILGLITCLLVFGKQIMRPRQKKADIEGATELRGPEEFEFKILKKATNNFDQANKLGEGGFGEVFKGTLKNGKVVAVKKLTLGHSERAISEFESEVKLISNVHHRNLVRLLGCCRQGQERLLIYEYMPNSSLDRILFGKNKRLLSWKERFNVILGTARGLAYLHEEFHVRIIHRDIKSSNILLDDNFQAKIADFGLARLLPNDKTHVSTRFAGTLGYTAPEYANRGQLTEKADTYSFGVVVLEIVSGRKSIDLKQPPDMHYLLQWVWSLYEDNKILEMVESEKEMEGYSEEEVLRVINLALLCIQASARHRPSMSEVVTILLSKDEIEFQKPLQPSFVDAGYKARGGSSNSGTSSSRSNATITESLNAR; the protein is encoded by the exons ATGGCTGGAAGAGCCTGGCAGGTGGAGAATACTGTAAGGCTGATTATTGTATTTCTCTTATTACTAATGATTTCTATTAGAGCAGATCCAGAGACCAAACTAATAGCCCCCGGATGCAGTACCAGCCCCTACAACAACGCTACAGTCTTTGAGAAAAATTTCAACGCGTCTCTGGCAGCCGTGTTGGAAGATGTCGTTCCATCTGGGTTTGCTATAAAAAATGAGGGGGGAGAATCAGATCAGGCAGATTCAGTATATGTACTGGCGCAGTGTAGAAAGGATAAGTCTTCTGCTGATTGCGTTAATTGCTTAAAGGCAGCTGAAAAACAAGCTCGAACCTGTTTCAATAATAATTATTGCGGCGGCAGGGTCACCTACGACGGCTGTTTTCTGCGCTTCGAGAACTCTAATTTTTACAATGAGTACACCGATACGGGAAATAAACAGGTGTGCGGTGATACCAACGCACCGACCTCCGGTTTAATTTCCTCAACTGGTCAAAGTTTGATAAGCGATCTTTGCACTGCAACTCCGGGAACAAAAGATTATTTTGCTGCGCAGACGAGAAAAGGGCCGTCTAATACCACTATCTACGGACTTGCCTCCTGTCTACGATCCCTTGAGAAGGATTTCTGTAAAAATTGTCTGAGTATTGCTCAGACCAACATAGATAAGTGTTTTCCTAGCTCGGAGGGACGGGCTATAGACGCCGGCTGCTACTTGCGATACAGTTCCGAACCCTTTTTTCCAAGCAATGCCACTATCGACTTGGCAAGTTTTTCACCCACAG GAAAGAAGAAGGTGAGTTCTCCAGTGTGGATAATAATTGGTGTTGTGGGAGGGGTATTCATACTTGGCCTTATAACTTGTCTGCTTGTCTTCGGGAAGCAAATAATGCGGCCAAGGCAGAAAAAAG CCGATATTGAAGGAGCAACGGAACTCCGTGGGCCAGAAGAGTTTGAGTTCAAGATACTGAAAAAGGCAACTAACAATTTTGATCAAGCAAACAAGCTTGGAGAAGGAGGGTTTGGTGAAGTATTTaag GGTACATTGAAAAATGGCAAAGTTGTAGCAGTAAAGAAGCTTACATTGGGTCACTCTGAACGTGCGATTTCTGAATTTGAAAGCGAAGTGAAACTCATTTCTAATGTTCATCACAGAAATCTTGTGCGTTTACTGGGATGTTGCAGACAAGGGCAAGAAAGACTCCTGATTTATGAGTACATGCCCAATAGCAGCCTTGACAGAATACTATTTG GAAAAAATAAAAGACTTTTGAGTTGGAAGGAAAGGTTCAACGTTATCCTGGGCACTGCTCGTGGTCTGGCCTATCTTCATGAGGAATTCCATGTTCGAATCATCCATCGTGATATTAAATCAAGCAATATATTACTTGATGACAACTTTCAGGCAAAAATAGCAGATTTTGGGCTGGCAAGACTTCTTCCAAATGATAAAACTCATGTTAGCACAAGATTTGCAGGAACACT AGGATACACAGCTCCTGAATACGCTAATCGTGGGCAATTAACAGAGAAAGCTGACACCTATAGCTTTGGCGTGGTGGTTCTTGAAATCGTCAGTGGTAGAAAAAGCATTGACTTGAAACAACCACCTGATATGCATTATCTTCTTCAATgg GTTTGGAGCCTATATGAAGATAACAAGATTTTAGAGATGGTGGAGAGTGAAAAGGAGATGGAAGGGTATAGCGAAGAAGAAGTGTTGAGGGTGATAAACCTTGCGCTTCTATGCATACAAGCTTCTGCTAGACATAGGCCGTCAATGTCCGAGGTCGTGACAATACTGTTAAGTAAAGATGAGATTGAGTTTCAGAAACCTCTACAACCATCATTCGTAGATGCAGGGTACAAAGCACGTGGAGGAAGCTCCAATTCTGGCACATCTTCATCTCGATCAAATGCCACGATTACAGAATCACTTAATGCTCGTTAA